The genomic region TTCAATCCAAGGAAAGTAGAGCTGATGATTCTTACCCATGCCCATCTTGACCACTCTGCTCTGATGCCAAAACTCATAAAAGAGGGTTTTAGAGGCAAAATTATAACAACTCCTGCTACAAAAGACCTTCTTGAAATAATGCTTTTTGATGCATTAAAGGTACAAAAAAACGAAAACTACAAACAGCCTCTTTACGATGAAGAAAACATATACAGAGCTTTAAAACAAATAGAAACACTGTCATATCAAAAAACTTTAAACTTCAACGGAATAGATATAAAACTCTTTGATGCAGGACATATTCTTGGATCAGCCACTGTTCAATTAAATATTAATAGTAAAAAAATAGCATTTTCAGGAGACATTGGAAGAAGTGGTTATCCTATTTTGCGAGACCCTGAAGTTCCAGAGGAAGCAGACTATCTCATTTTAGAGTCAACCTATGGAAACAGAGTTCATAAAACTCTTGATGAAAGTATTAAAGAACTCATTCTGGCAATAAAAGAGACCTTTCAGAAAGGAGGAAATGTAATAATTCCAGCCTTTGCTGTAGGAAGAACTCAGGATCTGCTTTATATTCTTAACAAAACAGTAAGACAGGGGCTTCTTCAGCCTGTAAATGTCTATCTTGACAGCCCTCTTGCAGAGGAAGCAACGAGAATATATCTCTCCCATCCAGAGCTTTTTGATGATGAAGCTTTAAGGGAAATGAGAAGTCCCAATCGTTCAGCTATAAAACTCCATTTTGTTAAAACTGTAGAAGAATCAAAAAAGTTAAACTCAATAAAATCAAATGCTGTTATTATTGCTGGAAGTGGAATGTGCCAGGGCGGAAGAATTGTATATCATCTTTATCATAATATTGATAGAGAGGAATGTAGCATTATTTTTGCAGGATTTCAGGCTAAAGGAACACTAGGAAGAAAAATCGTTGATGGAGAAAAAGAAGTTTCAATCCTCGGTAAAATTCTACCTGTAAGAGCAAAGGTTTACACGATTGGTGGTTTCTCAGCCCATGCTGACAGAGATGAGCTTCTCAATTGGCTTCAGTCAATAAAAACAAAACCGGAAATCTTTCTCGTCCATGGTGAAGCAAAAGTTATTGAAGCTTTCAAGAACTCCATAGAAGAAAAATTAGGATTTCAATGCAGGATTCCAGAAAGACTCTCCGTTTATGAAATCTGACAGATACTTCCTCAATGAAAATTTCTTTATAAAACTTATTGAATTTCCAGCACTTTATAATATAAAAACAGACGAGCTTTACAGTCTTGATGAAAGAGCATTAAAAATACTTAAAGATGTTGCAGAAGGCAAGCCTTTAAATATCAATGGAAAAGATGAAAAAGAATTCATAACCTACTGCTTAAACGAAGGAATCCTTACTGAAAAGCCTCAAAAAAGAGTTAAAACCGAGATTAAACAATCACCAATTCCTTCACTTAGATATCTTGAGTTACAGATTACAAATCAATGTAATCTCCGATGTAAACACTGTTTTGTTGATAGAGACAAACCTCAGGCTCTCCCTTTTGAAAAAATTAAAAAAATTCTAAAAGAGTTTGAACAGATGCAGGGATTGAGAGTTTTAATTACCGGTGGAGAGCCTTTGCTGCACCCTGAATTTGAAAAAATCAATGATTTTTTAAAAGAGCTTGCAATAAGAAAAATTCTTTTTACCAATGGAGTTTTCCTTAATGATGATGTATTGAAAAATCTGAATGTAGAGGAAATCCAGATAAGCCTTGACGGAATGAAAAAAGGGCATGAAATATTAAGAGGTAAAGGAACATTTGATAAAACTCTGCATGCAATAAAAAGGGCAATTGAATACGGATTTCAGGTATCTGTAGCAACAGTAATTCATAAAGGTAATCTTACAGAGTTTGAGGAGCTGGAAAACCTTATTAAAACCTTAGAAATAAGGGAATGGACAGTGGATGCTC from Thermodesulfovibrio sp. 3907-1M harbors:
- a CDS encoding MBL fold metallo-hydrolase, with the translated sequence MKIQFFGATKTVTGSCFLLEAEKHNILIDCGLFQEDEKEYLNYEPFPFNPRKVELMILTHAHLDHSALMPKLIKEGFRGKIITTPATKDLLEIMLFDALKVQKNENYKQPLYDEENIYRALKQIETLSYQKTLNFNGIDIKLFDAGHILGSATVQLNINSKKIAFSGDIGRSGYPILRDPEVPEEADYLILESTYGNRVHKTLDESIKELILAIKETFQKGGNVIIPAFAVGRTQDLLYILNKTVRQGLLQPVNVYLDSPLAEEATRIYLSHPELFDDEALREMRSPNRSAIKLHFVKTVEESKKLNSIKSNAVIIAGSGMCQGGRIVYHLYHNIDREECSIIFAGFQAKGTLGRKIVDGEKEVSILGKILPVRAKVYTIGGFSAHADRDELLNWLQSIKTKPEIFLVHGEAKVIEAFKNSIEEKLGFQCRIPERLSVYEI
- a CDS encoding radical SAM protein; the protein is MKSDRYFLNENFFIKLIEFPALYNIKTDELYSLDERALKILKDVAEGKPLNINGKDEKEFITYCLNEGILTEKPQKRVKTEIKQSPIPSLRYLELQITNQCNLRCKHCFVDRDKPQALPFEKIKKILKEFEQMQGLRVLITGGEPLLHPEFEKINDFLKELAIRKILFTNGVFLNDDVLKNLNVEEIQISLDGMKKGHEILRGKGTFDKTLHAIKRAIEYGFQVSVATVIHKGNLTEFEELENLIKTLEIREWTVDALTITGNLRLHQELWVPPQQAYKIMQRYGFSVEDHPRTEEYGCGAHLLTVLSNGLVTFCSFYEDEPIGSIDEGLENLWKKKKQIILKELECAKIKCPFLQECRGGCRFRATVLTGRKNAPDLFKCYQFGRLNP